A stretch of Pseudomonas sp. LS.1a DNA encodes these proteins:
- the accA gene encoding acetyl-CoA carboxylase carboxyl transferase subunit alpha, which yields MNPNFLDFEQPIADLQAKIEGLRLVGNDNSLNISDEIARLQDKSNTLTESIFGNLTSWQIARLARHPRRPYTLDYLEHIFTEFEELHGDRHFADDAAIVGGTARLDGKPVMVIGHQKGREVREKVRRNFGMPRPEGYRKACRLMEMAERFKMPILTFIDTPGAYPGIDAEERNQSEAIAWNLRVMARLKTPIIATVIGEGGSGGALAIGVCDQLNMLQYSTYSVISPEGCASILWKTADKAADAAEAMGITAERLKSLNIVDKVIQEPLGGAHRDPAKMSESIRADLVQQLDMLGKLDHDALLARRYDRLMSYGI from the coding sequence ATGAACCCGAATTTTCTCGATTTCGAACAGCCGATTGCCGACCTGCAAGCCAAGATCGAAGGCCTGCGCCTGGTAGGCAACGACAACTCGCTGAACATCAGCGATGAAATTGCCCGTCTGCAAGACAAGAGCAACACCCTGACCGAAAGCATCTTCGGCAACCTGACCAGCTGGCAGATCGCCCGCCTGGCCCGTCATCCGCGTCGTCCTTACACCCTGGACTACCTGGAGCACATCTTCACCGAGTTCGAAGAACTGCATGGTGACCGCCACTTCGCCGACGATGCCGCCATCGTTGGTGGTACCGCGCGCCTGGATGGCAAGCCGGTCATGGTCATCGGCCACCAGAAGGGCCGCGAAGTGCGCGAGAAGGTACGCCGCAACTTCGGCATGCCGCGCCCTGAAGGCTACCGCAAGGCCTGCCGCCTGATGGAAATGGCCGAGCGATTCAAGATGCCGATCCTGACCTTCATCGACACCCCGGGCGCCTACCCGGGCATCGACGCCGAAGAGCGCAACCAGAGCGAGGCCATCGCCTGGAACCTGCGCGTGATGGCACGTCTGAAAACCCCGATCATCGCCACCGTGATCGGTGAGGGTGGTTCCGGCGGTGCGCTGGCCATCGGTGTGTGCGACCAGTTGAACATGCTGCAGTACTCCACCTACTCGGTGATCTCGCCGGAAGGCTGCGCCTCGATCCTGTGGAAGACCGCCGACAAGGCCGCTGACGCGGCCGAGGCCATGGGCATCACTGCCGAGCGCCTGAAGAGCCTGAACATCGTCGACAAGGTCATCCAGGAGCCGCTGGGCGGCGCCCACCGTGACCCGGCGAAGATGTCGGAAAGCATTCGTGCCGACCTGGTACAGCAGCTGGACATGCTCGGCAAGCTCGACCACGACGCGCTGCTGGCCCGTCGTTACGATCGCCTGATGAGCTACGGTATCTGA
- the ispD gene encoding 2-C-methyl-D-erythritol 4-phosphate cytidylyltransferase — MIETLPAFWAVIPAAGVGARMAADRPKQYLELAGQTILEHSLDCFLGHPMLKGVVVSIAEDDPYWPGLRCASDPRIQRAAGGRERADSVLNALLMLHAQGAADSDWVLVHDAARPNLARSDLDKLLSALADDPVGGLLAVPARDTLKRANADGRVGATVDRSTIWQAYTPQMFRLGALHRALAECLVSDVPVTDESSAIEWSGQAPRLVEGRSDNIKVTRPEDLEWLRQRWAGRR; from the coding sequence ATGATCGAAACGTTACCGGCCTTCTGGGCCGTGATTCCTGCTGCGGGCGTAGGTGCCCGCATGGCTGCCGACCGCCCCAAGCAGTACCTGGAGCTGGCCGGGCAGACTATTCTCGAGCACAGCCTCGACTGTTTTCTTGGCCACCCGATGCTCAAGGGCGTGGTGGTCAGTATTGCCGAAGACGACCCGTACTGGCCTGGCCTGCGCTGCGCCAGCGACCCGCGCATCCAGCGCGCAGCGGGTGGCCGCGAGCGTGCCGATTCGGTGCTCAATGCCTTGCTGATGCTGCATGCCCAAGGGGCAGCGGACAGCGACTGGGTGCTGGTGCACGACGCCGCGCGACCGAACCTGGCGCGCAGTGATCTGGACAAGCTGTTGTCGGCGCTGGCGGACGACCCGGTGGGTGGCCTGCTGGCGGTGCCGGCGCGCGATACCCTCAAGCGGGCCAATGCCGATGGCCGGGTGGGCGCTACCGTAGACCGCAGCACCATCTGGCAGGCCTATACGCCGCAGATGTTCCGCCTGGGGGCTTTGCATCGGGCGCTGGCCGAATGCCTGGTGTCGGATGTGCCGGTGACCGACGAGTCCTCTGCCATCGAGTGGTCCGGCCAGGCGCCGCGGCTGGTCGAAGGGCGCAGCGACAACATCAAGGTGACCCGGCCGGAAGACCTGGAGTGGTTGCGCCAGCGTTGGGCAGGGCGCCGCTGA
- the tilS gene encoding tRNA lysidine(34) synthetase TilS, whose protein sequence is MINLTPWLNAPTWYIAFSGGLDSTVLLHLLADYARSHASPPLRAIHVHHGLQSAADAWPAHCQTVCDKLGIELQVVHVQVTPGASLEQAARDARYAAFKQALGPGDILFTGQHRDDQAETLLFRLLRGAGLRGLAAMPGQRVLGQGSLVRPLLGCSRQQLQDYAQANGLAWIEDPSNADTQFARNYLRGEVFPLLQQRWPQASQNFARAAEHLGEALGLLDELAQDDLALAGEGAPVAWSELDSLDLATLVALSPARQRNALQHWLSRRTRLPDTRHWAGWADLRDAAADARPVWQLADGQLLRSHGRIWWLSGDWLQLPAGELAWANPAEPLLLPGNGSVRLAGAVPLDGLRIAYRQGGEVLDLPGRGRRDLKRLLNELQVPFFLRPRLPLLYQGERLLAVANLPGRVQADCQLYWQLPTNAQGLS, encoded by the coding sequence ATGATCAACCTCACCCCCTGGCTCAACGCCCCGACCTGGTACATCGCCTTCTCCGGCGGCCTCGACTCCACCGTCCTCCTGCACCTGCTGGCCGATTACGCCCGCAGTCACGCATCGCCTCCACTGCGCGCCATCCACGTCCACCACGGCCTGCAAAGCGCCGCCGACGCCTGGCCCGCCCACTGCCAGACCGTCTGCGACAAGCTCGGCATCGAACTCCAGGTCGTCCACGTCCAGGTCACTCCCGGCGCCAGCCTCGAACAGGCCGCCCGCGACGCCCGCTATGCCGCTTTCAAACAAGCCCTCGGTCCAGGCGATATCCTGTTCACCGGCCAGCACCGCGACGACCAGGCCGAAACCCTGCTGTTCCGCCTGCTGCGCGGCGCCGGCCTGCGTGGCCTGGCAGCAATGCCGGGGCAGCGGGTGCTAGGGCAGGGCAGCCTGGTCAGGCCATTGCTGGGCTGCTCCCGCCAGCAACTGCAGGACTACGCCCAGGCTAATGGGCTGGCCTGGATTGAAGATCCGTCAAACGCCGACACACAATTTGCCCGCAACTACCTGCGTGGCGAAGTGTTTCCGCTACTTCAGCAGCGTTGGCCGCAAGCCAGCCAGAATTTCGCCCGCGCCGCCGAGCACCTGGGCGAAGCCCTGGGCCTGCTGGACGAACTGGCCCAGGACGATCTGGCGCTTGCCGGGGAGGGCGCACCGGTGGCCTGGTCGGAGCTGGATTCCCTCGACCTGGCTACCCTGGTGGCGCTGTCGCCGGCCCGTCAGCGCAATGCCCTGCAACACTGGCTGAGCCGGCGCACCCGCCTGCCCGACACCCGGCACTGGGCAGGCTGGGCGGACCTGCGCGATGCCGCCGCCGATGCCCGGCCCGTCTGGCAGCTTGCCGATGGGCAACTGCTACGCAGCCATGGGCGCATCTGGTGGTTGAGCGGCGACTGGCTGCAGTTGCCCGCCGGCGAACTGGCCTGGGCCAATCCCGCCGAGCCTTTGCTGTTACCGGGCAACGGCAGCGTGCGTCTTGCTGGCGCAGTGCCGCTGGACGGCCTGCGCATTGCCTACCGCCAGGGCGGTGAAGTGCTGGACCTCCCCGGCCGCGGCCGGCGCGACCTCAAGCGCCTGCTCAACGAGCTGCAGGTGCCGTTCTTCCTGCGTCCGCGCCTGCCATTGCTGTACCAGGGCGAGCGCCTGCTGGCGGTGGCCAACCTGCCCGGGCGGGTGCAGGCGGATTGCCAGCTGTATTGGCAGTTGCCGACGAACGCGCAAGGTTTGAGCTGA
- the ftsB gene encoding cell division protein FtsB, whose amino-acid sequence MRSPYWLFLVLLLLLGGLQYRLWVGNGSLAQVTELKQQIAEQHAENERLLERNRVLDAEVLELKKGMETVEERARHELGMVKEGETLFQLPQK is encoded by the coding sequence ATGCGCAGTCCCTATTGGTTGTTCCTCGTCCTGCTCCTGCTGCTGGGTGGCCTGCAATACCGCCTGTGGGTGGGTAACGGCAGCCTGGCGCAAGTGACCGAGCTGAAGCAGCAGATTGCCGAGCAGCATGCCGAAAACGAGCGCTTGCTCGAGCGCAACCGCGTGCTCGATGCCGAAGTGCTGGAGCTGAAAAAAGGCATGGAGACCGTTGAAGAACGGGCTCGCCACGAATTGGGAATGGTCAAAGAGGGCGAAACCCTCTTCCAGTTGCCACAAAAATGA
- a CDS encoding CTP synthase gives MTRYIFVTGGVVSSLGKGIASASLAAILEARGLKVTMLKLDPYINVDPGTMSPFQHGEVFVTHDGAETDLDLGHYERFIRTTMTQNNNFTTGRIYEHVLRKERRGDYLGATIQVIPHITDEIKRRIIKGAGDADVALVEIGGTVGDIESQPFLEAIRQLRVEVGSKRAMLMHLTLVPYIATAGETKTKPTQHSVKELRSIGLQPDVLICRSDHPVDASSRRKIALFTNVEERAVISLEDVDTIYKIPGVLHAQGLDDFVVERFGLQCNGADLSEWDKVVDAKLNPEHEVTIAMVGKYMELLDAYKSLIEAMSHAGITNRTKVNLRYIDSEDIENQGTSLLEGADAILVPGGFGLRGVEGKITAVQYARENKVPYLGICLGMQVAVIEFARNVMGWKDANSTEFDRNSGHPVVGLITEWADATGAVETRSEASDLGGTMRLGAQDCQLAAGSKVHDCYGKDVITERHRHRYEVNNNLLPQLIDAGLVVSGRSEDGALVEVVESKDHPWFVACQFHPEFTSTPRDGHPLFSGFVKAALAQKNKA, from the coding sequence ATGACGCGCTACATATTCGTCACGGGCGGTGTTGTTTCTTCATTGGGGAAAGGCATTGCCTCGGCTTCCCTGGCGGCCATCCTGGAAGCGCGGGGCCTGAAGGTCACCATGCTCAAGCTGGATCCGTACATCAACGTCGATCCGGGCACCATGAGCCCGTTCCAGCACGGTGAAGTGTTCGTCACCCACGATGGCGCCGAGACCGACCTCGACCTGGGCCACTACGAGCGGTTCATCCGCACCACCATGACCCAGAACAACAACTTCACCACCGGCCGCATCTACGAGCACGTACTGCGCAAGGAGCGTCGTGGTGACTATCTGGGCGCGACCATCCAGGTCATCCCGCACATCACCGACGAAATCAAGCGTCGCATCATCAAGGGCGCCGGCGATGCCGACGTGGCCCTGGTGGAAATCGGCGGTACCGTGGGTGACATCGAGTCGCAGCCGTTCCTCGAGGCCATCCGCCAGCTGCGCGTCGAAGTGGGCTCCAAGCGCGCCATGCTGATGCACCTGACGCTGGTCCCTTACATCGCCACCGCTGGCGAGACCAAGACCAAGCCGACCCAGCACTCGGTCAAGGAGCTGCGCTCCATCGGCCTGCAGCCTGACGTGCTGATCTGCCGCTCCGACCACCCGGTCGATGCCTCGTCGCGTCGCAAGATCGCGCTGTTCACCAACGTTGAAGAGCGTGCGGTGATTTCGCTGGAAGACGTCGACACCATCTACAAGATCCCGGGCGTGCTGCACGCACAGGGCCTGGACGACTTCGTCGTCGAGCGCTTCGGCCTGCAGTGCAACGGCGCCGATCTGTCCGAGTGGGACAAGGTGGTCGATGCCAAGCTCAACCCTGAGCACGAAGTGACCATCGCCATGGTCGGCAAGTACATGGAGCTGCTGGATGCGTACAAGTCGCTGATCGAAGCGATGAGCCACGCCGGCATCACCAACCGCACCAAGGTCAACCTGCGCTACATCGACTCGGAAGACATCGAGAACCAGGGCACCAGCCTGCTCGAAGGCGCCGATGCCATCCTGGTGCCGGGCGGTTTCGGCCTGCGCGGTGTGGAAGGCAAGATCACCGCGGTGCAATACGCCCGTGAGAACAAGGTGCCGTACCTGGGTATCTGCCTGGGCATGCAGGTGGCCGTGATCGAATTCGCCCGTAACGTGATGGGCTGGAAAGACGCCAACTCCACCGAGTTCGACCGCAACAGCGGCCACCCGGTAGTCGGCCTGATCACCGAGTGGGCCGATGCCACCGGTGCCGTCGAGACCCGCAGCGAAGCCTCCGACCTGGGTGGCACCATGCGCCTGGGCGCACAGGACTGCCAGCTGGCCGCCGGTTCCAAGGTGCACGATTGCTACGGCAAGGACGTGATCACCGAGCGTCACCGTCACCGCTACGAAGTGAACAACAACCTGCTGCCGCAACTGATCGATGCCGGCCTGGTGGTTTCCGGCCGTTCCGAAGACGGCGCGCTGGTGGAAGTGGTCGAGTCCAAGGACCACCCATGGTTCGTCGCTTGCCAGTTCCACCCGGAATTCACCTCGACCCCGCGTGACGGCCACCCGCTGTTCAGCGGTTTCGTCAAGGCAGCCCTGGCTCAGAAGAACAAGGCCTGA
- the eno gene encoding phosphopyruvate hydratase has product MAKIVDIKGREVLDSRGNPTVEADVLLDNGIIGSACAPSGASTGSREALELRDGDKSRYLGKGVLKAVANINGPIRDLLLGKDPADQKALDRAMIELDGTENKAKLGANAILAVSLAAAKAAAQDQDLPLYAHIANLNGTPGQYSMPVPMMNIINGGEHADNNVDIQEFMVQPVGAKTFSDGLRMGTEIFHHLKAVLKARGLNTAVGDEGGFAPNLASNEDALGAIAEAVEKAGYKLGTDVTLALDCAASEFYEDGKYNLSGEGKSFDAEGFAEYLKGLTERFPIISIEDGLDESDWAGWKILTDKIGAKVQLVGDDLFVTNTKILKEGIEKGIGNSILIKFNQIGSLTETLEAIQMAKAAGYTAVISHRSGETEDSTIADLAVGTAAGQIKTGSLCRSDRVSKYNQLLRIEEQLGAKAVYRGRAEFRG; this is encoded by the coding sequence ATGGCAAAAATCGTCGACATCAAAGGTCGTGAAGTTCTCGATTCGCGTGGCAACCCCACCGTGGAAGCCGATGTACTGCTCGACAACGGCATCATCGGCAGCGCTTGCGCGCCGTCCGGTGCTTCCACTGGCTCGCGCGAAGCGCTGGAGCTGCGTGATGGCGACAAGAGCCGTTACCTGGGCAAGGGCGTGCTGAAGGCCGTCGCCAACATCAACGGCCCGATCCGTGACCTGCTGCTGGGCAAGGACCCTGCCGACCAGAAGGCCCTGGACCGCGCCATGATCGAGCTGGACGGTACCGAGAACAAGGCCAAGCTGGGCGCCAACGCCATCCTGGCCGTTTCCCTGGCTGCCGCCAAGGCCGCTGCCCAGGACCAGGACCTGCCGCTGTACGCGCACATCGCCAACCTGAACGGCACCCCGGGCCAGTACTCGATGCCGGTACCGATGATGAACATCATCAACGGTGGCGAGCACGCCGACAACAACGTCGACATCCAGGAGTTCATGGTTCAGCCGGTTGGCGCCAAGACCTTCTCCGACGGCCTGCGCATGGGTACCGAAATCTTCCACCACCTCAAAGCCGTGCTGAAGGCCCGTGGCCTGAACACCGCCGTGGGTGACGAGGGTGGTTTCGCCCCTAACCTGGCTTCCAACGAAGACGCCCTGGGTGCCATCGCCGAAGCCGTTGAAAAAGCCGGCTACAAGCTGGGCACCGACGTGACCCTGGCCCTGGACTGCGCGGCTTCCGAGTTCTACGAAGACGGCAAGTACAACCTGTCCGGCGAAGGCAAGTCGTTCGACGCAGAAGGTTTCGCCGAGTACCTGAAAGGCCTGACCGAGCGCTTCCCGATCATCTCGATCGAAGACGGCCTGGACGAGTCCGACTGGGCTGGCTGGAAGATCCTCACCGACAAGATCGGCGCCAAGGTGCAGCTGGTTGGCGACGACCTGTTCGTGACCAACACCAAGATCCTCAAGGAAGGCATCGAGAAGGGCATCGGTAACTCGATCCTGATCAAGTTCAACCAGATCGGCTCGCTGACCGAAACCCTGGAAGCCATCCAGATGGCCAAGGCTGCAGGCTACACCGCGGTGATCTCGCACCGTTCCGGTGAAACCGAAGACTCGACCATTGCCGACCTGGCCGTGGGTACCGCTGCTGGCCAGATCAAGACTGGCTCGCTGTGCCGTTCCGACCGCGTTTCCAAGTACAACCAGCTGCTGCGCATCGAAGAGCAACTGGGTGCCAAAGCGGTTTACCGCGGTCGTGCCGAGTTTCGCGGCTAA
- the kdsA gene encoding 3-deoxy-8-phosphooctulonate synthase, giving the protein MTQKIIRVGNIEIANDKPFVLFGGMNVLESRDLAMKVCEEYVRVTEKLGIPYVFKASFDKANRSSVTSYRGPGMEEGLKIFEEIKRTFNVPVITDVHEPYQAEPVAKVCDIIQLPAFLSRQTDLVVAMAKTGAVINIKKAQFLAPQEMKHILTKCEEAGNDQLILCERGSSFGYNNLVVDMLGFGIMKQFEYPVFFDVTHALQMPGGRADSAGGRRAQVTDLAKAGMSQGLAGLFLEAHPDPDNAKCDGPCALRLDKLEPFLAQLKQLDDLVKSFPTVETA; this is encoded by the coding sequence ATGACCCAGAAGATCATTCGCGTCGGTAACATCGAGATCGCCAACGACAAGCCGTTCGTCCTGTTCGGCGGCATGAACGTCCTGGAGTCCCGTGACCTGGCAATGAAGGTCTGCGAAGAGTACGTGCGGGTGACCGAGAAACTCGGTATCCCGTACGTGTTCAAGGCCAGCTTCGACAAGGCCAACCGTTCGTCGGTGACGTCCTACCGGGGCCCGGGCATGGAAGAAGGGCTGAAGATCTTCGAAGAGATCAAGCGCACCTTCAATGTGCCGGTCATCACCGACGTGCACGAGCCTTACCAGGCCGAGCCGGTAGCCAAGGTGTGCGACATCATCCAGCTGCCGGCCTTCCTGTCGCGGCAGACCGACCTGGTAGTGGCCATGGCCAAGACCGGCGCGGTGATCAACATCAAGAAGGCCCAGTTCCTCGCGCCCCAGGAAATGAAACACATCCTGACCAAGTGCGAAGAGGCCGGTAATGACCAGTTGATCCTCTGCGAGCGTGGTTCTAGCTTCGGCTACAACAACCTGGTGGTGGACATGCTCGGCTTCGGCATCATGAAGCAGTTCGAGTACCCGGTGTTCTTCGACGTGACCCATGCCCTGCAGATGCCGGGTGGTCGCGCCGATTCCGCCGGGGGGCGCCGCGCCCAGGTCACCGACCTGGCCAAGGCCGGCATGAGCCAGGGCCTGGCCGGGCTGTTCCTCGAAGCCCACCCCGATCCGGACAACGCCAAGTGCGATGGCCCATGCGCCCTGCGCCTGGACAAACTGGAGCCGTTCCTGGCCCAGCTCAAGCAACTGGACGACCTGGTGAAAAGTTTTCCGACGGTAGAAACCGCGTAA
- the dnaE gene encoding DNA polymerase III subunit alpha → MSVPFVHLRVHSEFSLVDGLVRIKPLAKALAGMNMPAVAITDQSNMCSLVKFYKTAMGAGIKPICGADLWLAGADPEAPLSRICFLAMNPKGYRNLTELISRGWTDGQRNGLVILQREWIAPASEGLIALSAGKEGDIGMALLAGKDDEAEALLQDWMAMFPERFYVEVQRTNRARDEEYVHAAVALADKLGAPLVATNDVRFIKQSDFDAHETRVCIGEGWTLDDPRRPRMYSDQQYLKSAEEMTELFSDLPDAIANTVEIAKRCNIQVQLGKYFLPDFPTPNGMGIDDYLRHVSHEGLEERLAVLWPKETTPNYEEKRQVYLDRLKFELDIIIQMGFPGYFLIVMDFIKWAKNNGVPVGPGRGSGAGSLVAYVLKITDLDPLAYDLLFERFLNPERISMPDFDVDFCMDGRDRVIDYVAEAYGRNAVSQIITFGTMAAKAVVRDVARVQGKSYGLADRLSKMIPFEVGMTLEKAYEQEEILRDFLKGDEDAREIWDMALKLEGVTRGTGKHAGGVVIAPTKLTDFSPIACDEEGGGLVTQFDKDDVEAAGLVKFDFLGLRTLTIIKWAMEIINREQAKKNLPDVNIDFIPLDDRKTYELLQKAETTAVFQLESRGMKELIKKLKPDCLEDLIALVALFRPGPLQSGMVDDFINRKHGRAELAYPHPDYQYEGLKPVLAPTYGIILYQEQVMQIAQVMAGYTLGGADMLRRAMGKKKPEEMAKQRGGFIEGCANNNIDADLAGNIFDLVEKFAGYGFNKSHSAAYGLVSYQTAWLKTHHPAAFMAAVLSADMHNTDKVVVLVEEVRSMKLRLDAPDVNFSDFKFTVNNDGRIVYGLGAIKGVGEGPVEAIVEARAQGGPFKDLFDFCERIDLKRVNKRTLDALIRSGALDRLGPHFHDEIKAYHANIDLNRATLLSALGEAIKAAEQAAHTADSGHVDLFGGMFDEVDADVYANHRKVRELTLKERLKGEKDTLGLYLTGHPIDEYETEIRRFARQRIIDLKPSRDTQTIAGMIIALRVMKNKKGDKMGFVTLDDRSGRIEASLFADAFMAAQSLLQTDAMVVVEGEVSNDDFSGGLRLRVKQVMTMEDARTKLAESLRLKVAHEALKGDRLKWLGELITRHRGACPITLEYTGSDAKAMLQFGEQWAIDPADGLIQALRDQFGRENVFLQYR, encoded by the coding sequence ATGTCGGTTCCCTTCGTTCACCTGCGCGTCCACTCCGAATTCTCGCTGGTCGACGGCCTGGTGCGGATCAAGCCGCTGGCCAAGGCGCTGGCCGGGATGAACATGCCGGCGGTGGCGATCACCGACCAGAGCAACATGTGCTCGCTGGTAAAGTTCTACAAGACCGCCATGGGCGCGGGCATCAAGCCGATCTGCGGCGCCGACCTGTGGCTGGCTGGTGCCGATCCGGAAGCACCGCTGTCGCGTATCTGCTTCCTGGCCATGAACCCCAAGGGCTACCGCAACCTCACCGAGCTGATCTCGCGCGGTTGGACCGACGGCCAGCGCAACGGCCTGGTCATCCTCCAGCGTGAATGGATTGCCCCTGCCAGCGAGGGCCTGATCGCCCTGTCCGCAGGCAAGGAAGGTGACATCGGCATGGCCCTGCTGGCCGGCAAGGACGATGAAGCCGAGGCCCTGCTGCAGGACTGGATGGCAATGTTCCCCGAGCGCTTCTATGTCGAAGTGCAGCGCACCAACCGCGCCCGCGACGAGGAATATGTGCACGCTGCCGTGGCCCTGGCGGACAAGCTCGGCGCCCCGCTGGTTGCGACCAACGACGTGCGTTTCATCAAGCAGTCGGACTTCGACGCCCACGAAACCCGCGTGTGCATCGGCGAGGGCTGGACCCTCGACGACCCGCGTCGGCCAAGGATGTACAGTGACCAGCAGTACCTGAAGTCAGCCGAGGAAATGACCGAGCTGTTCAGTGACCTGCCCGACGCCATCGCCAACACCGTCGAGATCGCCAAGCGCTGCAACATCCAGGTGCAGCTGGGCAAGTACTTCCTGCCCGACTTCCCCACGCCCAACGGCATGGGCATCGATGACTACCTGCGGCATGTGTCCCACGAAGGCCTGGAAGAGCGCCTGGCGGTGCTGTGGCCGAAAGAGACCACGCCCAATTACGAAGAGAAGCGCCAGGTCTACCTGGACCGCCTGAAGTTCGAGCTGGACATCATCATCCAGATGGGCTTCCCCGGTTACTTCCTGATCGTTATGGACTTCATCAAGTGGGCCAAGAATAACGGCGTGCCAGTCGGCCCGGGCCGGGGGTCGGGTGCCGGCTCGCTGGTGGCCTACGTGCTGAAGATCACCGACCTCGACCCGCTGGCCTACGACCTGCTGTTCGAGCGCTTCCTCAACCCTGAACGTATTTCCATGCCCGACTTCGACGTCGACTTCTGCATGGATGGCCGTGACCGGGTGATCGATTACGTGGCCGAAGCCTATGGCCGTAACGCGGTCAGCCAGATCATCACCTTCGGTACCATGGCGGCGAAGGCGGTGGTGCGTGACGTGGCGCGGGTGCAGGGCAAGTCCTACGGCCTGGCCGACCGCCTGTCGAAGATGATCCCGTTCGAAGTGGGCATGACCCTGGAGAAGGCCTACGAGCAGGAAGAAATCCTGCGTGACTTCCTCAAGGGCGACGAAGACGCCCGCGAAATCTGGGACATGGCCCTGAAGCTCGAGGGCGTGACGCGCGGTACCGGCAAGCACGCCGGTGGTGTGGTGATCGCCCCGACCAAGCTCACCGACTTCTCGCCGATCGCCTGTGACGAAGAGGGTGGCGGCCTGGTAACCCAGTTCGACAAGGATGACGTCGAGGCCGCCGGCCTGGTGAAGTTCGACTTCCTCGGCCTGCGGACCCTGACCATCATCAAGTGGGCGATGGAGATCATCAACCGCGAGCAGGCCAAGAAGAACCTGCCCGACGTCAACATCGACTTCATCCCGCTGGACGATCGCAAGACCTACGAGTTGTTGCAGAAGGCTGAAACCACGGCGGTGTTCCAGCTTGAATCGCGCGGCATGAAGGAGCTGATCAAGAAGCTCAAGCCCGACTGCCTGGAAGACCTGATCGCACTGGTGGCTCTGTTCCGCCCGGGCCCGCTGCAGTCGGGCATGGTGGACGACTTCATCAACCGCAAGCACGGCCGCGCCGAGCTGGCGTACCCGCACCCGGACTACCAGTACGAAGGCCTGAAGCCGGTACTGGCGCCCACCTACGGCATCATCCTGTACCAGGAACAGGTGATGCAGATTGCCCAGGTGATGGCTGGTTACACCCTCGGCGGCGCCGACATGCTGCGCCGTGCGATGGGTAAGAAAAAGCCCGAGGAGATGGCCAAGCAACGTGGTGGTTTCATCGAAGGTTGTGCCAACAACAATATCGATGCGGACCTGGCCGGTAACATCTTCGACCTGGTGGAAAAGTTCGCCGGCTACGGCTTCAACAAATCCCACTCCGCCGCCTATGGCCTGGTGTCTTACCAGACGGCCTGGCTGAAGACCCACCACCCGGCGGCGTTCATGGCCGCCGTACTCTCGGCGGACATGCACAACACCGACAAGGTGGTGGTGCTGGTCGAGGAAGTGCGCAGCATGAAGCTGCGCCTCGATGCGCCGGACGTGAACTTCTCCGACTTCAAGTTCACCGTCAACAACGACGGCCGCATCGTCTATGGCCTGGGGGCGATCAAGGGTGTCGGTGAGGGCCCGGTGGAAGCGATCGTCGAGGCTCGCGCCCAGGGCGGCCCGTTCAAGGACCTGTTCGATTTCTGCGAACGCATCGACCTGAAACGGGTCAACAAGCGTACCCTCGACGCGCTGATCCGCAGTGGTGCGCTTGACCGCCTGGGCCCGCACTTCCATGACGAGATCAAGGCCTACCATGCCAACATCGACCTCAACCGTGCCACCTTGCTGTCGGCGCTGGGCGAGGCCATCAAGGCCGCCGAGCAGGCGGCGCATACCGCTGACAGTGGCCACGTCGACCTGTTCGGCGGCATGTTCGACGAGGTGGATGCCGACGTTTACGCCAACCACCGCAAGGTGCGCGAGCTGACCCTCAAGGAACGCCTGAAGGGCGAGAAGGACACCCTTGGCCTGTACCTCACCGGCCACCCGATCGACGAGTACGAGACCGAGATCCGCCGCTTCGCCCGCCAGCGCATTATCGACCTCAAGCCGTCACGCGATACCCAGACCATCGCCGGCATGATCATTGCCCTGCGGGTGATGAAGAACAAGAAGGGCGACAAGATGGGCTTCGTCACCCTCGATGACCGCTCCGGGCGCATTGAGGCGTCGCTGTTTGCCGATGCCTTCATGGCGGCACAGTCCTTGCTGCAGACCGATGCCATGGTGGTGGTAGAAGGCGAGGTCAGCAACGACGACTTCTCCGGTGGCCTGCGCCTGCGGGTGAAGCAGGTGATGACCATGGAAGACGCGCGCACCAAGCTGGCCGAGAGCCTGCGCCTGAAGGTGGCGCACGAAGCGCTCAAGGGCGACCGGCTGAAGTGGCTGGGCGAGCTGATTACCCGCCATCGCGGCGCTTGCCCGATCACCCTCGAGTACACCGGCAGCGACGCCAAGGCCATGCTGCAGTTCGGTGAGCAGTGGGCCATCGACCCGGCCGATGGGCTGATTCAGGCGCTGCGTGACCAGTTCGGGCGTGAGAACGTCTTCCTGCAATATCGTTGA